The Xiphophorus hellerii strain 12219 chromosome 3, Xiphophorus_hellerii-4.1, whole genome shotgun sequence genome segment CACTATGGATCTAAGTGTAAGTGAGGGGGCTGaataaaactcaaatcaaacttttcagattaaagtttTTGTAGTGAATCCTGCTCCTTTCACAGTTGTGTAGTTATATGTGTTGGAATACTTATAAAACTCCTATAAAAAACAATGAAGTTTGTAATTGTGACATGACAAAACGTTGAAAGGGTATGACTAACTTTGTAAGGGACTTTATATGTTGATTTACATGCCatataaagaaatatattttcttatagAAACATCTAAAGACTACGACAGCTATGATGTTGTGGATCTCAAAGCTGGAGCAGATGTGCCATcaaggagaaaaacacaaacaggcacAAACAAAATGCAGCAGCTGGATAAGACCAGCAGGCATGTTCAGGGTAGGAGCCAGGAGCAGATCATTGGTCTAGGCAAGCAACAGGGAAGCGGCGGACAGACTGATCTGGACAGTGAAGAGGGAACAATGGTGAGGTCTGGCCGAGTCACGCAAAGCACAAGTGTCCAAATCCAGGGGGAGAGGGTGGATGCAGATAAAAGCACGGAGACATCTTGGGAAAGTGCAGAGGTCAACAATGGAAAACTGGCTGTGGTGCACAACAGTGAAGGTAAGAACAGCTGTCGTGTCATGTGTGAGGCActcaaaagttttcaaaagaaaaaaaaaggtgaacacttcaaagatgtttaaaaattgaattttcCCACAGAAACCAGAGAATACATCAGGTCTGAAACTTATCCCTTTGGTAAGAACGCATTTTCCTTCCTCAAGTGAGGAATGCAGCAGCTGATTGCGGAAGCATAAgccattcagaaaaatgttttattgcttatttttactttcactcaCAGATCCCAGTAGACTGTTTGCTCCAGTCAAGTCTAGACCaaggtttgtttcttttgcattttaaaacgACGCTCATCATTTTCTCAACtttttcaagtttctttttATAATGGACATCTTTCAGTATCGTGTGTACATGCAGTTCATCTGTTGTAAGTGAATACACCTACtttccctatttttttttttttttgtctagagCTACTTCCTCTGACTGAGTCAGGAGCCACCATGTATTGACTCATTCACAACAGACAGGATGCTTCAAAATACAGCAGGGAGTTTTTTTTATACCTCCAAATAGAAGCATTGTGtccatttttttatattctgatCATGTGAAGacatagaagaaaaataaaaatattttgaatgaatCTTATGTTGGATGTAAAGCAATAATAGGCTGCTTGCAATGAAAGCTGACGTAAGAAAAGTataatcaaataaacaaaatgaaa includes the following:
- the LOC116715367 gene encoding uncharacterized protein LOC116715367, producing MKCFLFCLLLLVPLEVMGVQGQIKAQRRHVLIFLNEAFGVTTERATPAKVTAKRNPDKPLRYQDSNDLSEMQSVESFVTSGYPGPDQSGSESKETSKDYDSYDVVDLKAGADVPSRRKTQTGTNKMQQLDKTSRHVQGRSQEQIIGLGKQQGSGGQTDLDSEEGTMVRSGRVTQSTSVQIQGERVDADKSTETSWESAEVNNGKLAVVHNSEETREYIRSETYPFDPSRLFAPVKSRPRATSSD